A single genomic interval of Amycolatopsis albispora harbors:
- a CDS encoding ADP-ribosylglycohydrolase family protein, with product MTWLEDRAIAVIAGAAVGDALGGATEGWTPEQIEQRHGGRVTGIVGPWYPNWRDARPIAPYHKGDGHITDDTLMTRALVEVYAKRRAHLDAYAMAEDLVPLMIGEPRWVPELESTALLLQRVFLAEKWIVARLHYGHVDPREAGVGNVVNCGAAMYVAPVGIANAGDPRGAYAEAIDLTGAHQSSYGREAAGVVAAMVAASVAPGAGVGDVVAAALDVAHDGTAAALRAVVDTFGEWEKAPSTDDEERALARLVRETVAPFDSVGPEYRQMSMDARRPSRTKSIEELPAALAFVLAHHGDYRGAVLAAVNYGRDADSIATMAGAICAGLGGSAAVPGEWLDAVSEASRMDIIETGRLMASAAADILRADRDRALARIAALDAVGAGS from the coding sequence TTGACCTGGCTGGAAGACCGGGCCATCGCGGTGATCGCGGGGGCGGCCGTCGGGGACGCGCTCGGCGGGGCCACCGAGGGGTGGACCCCCGAACAGATCGAGCAGCGGCACGGCGGCCGCGTGACCGGCATCGTCGGGCCGTGGTACCCGAACTGGCGGGACGCCCGGCCGATCGCGCCCTACCACAAGGGTGACGGGCACATCACCGACGACACGCTGATGACGCGGGCGCTGGTCGAGGTGTACGCGAAGCGCCGCGCGCACCTCGACGCCTACGCCATGGCCGAGGACCTGGTCCCGCTGATGATCGGCGAACCGCGGTGGGTGCCCGAGCTGGAGTCCACCGCGCTGCTGCTGCAACGCGTGTTCCTGGCGGAGAAGTGGATCGTCGCGAGGCTCCACTATGGACACGTGGATCCGCGTGAGGCGGGTGTGGGCAACGTGGTCAACTGCGGCGCCGCGATGTACGTGGCGCCGGTGGGCATCGCGAACGCGGGTGATCCACGCGGTGCCTACGCCGAGGCGATCGACCTGACCGGCGCTCACCAGTCGAGCTACGGCCGTGAGGCGGCGGGGGTGGTGGCCGCGATGGTCGCCGCGTCGGTGGCGCCCGGTGCCGGGGTCGGGGACGTGGTGGCCGCCGCGCTGGACGTGGCCCACGACGGCACGGCCGCGGCGTTGCGTGCGGTGGTGGACACCTTCGGCGAGTGGGAGAAGGCGCCCTCCACGGACGACGAGGAGCGCGCGCTGGCCCGGCTGGTGCGGGAAACCGTGGCGCCGTTCGATTCCGTGGGCCCGGAATACCGGCAGATGTCGATGGACGCCCGGCGGCCGTCACGCACCAAGTCCATCGAGGAGCTTCCGGCCGCGCTGGCCTTCGTGCTGGCGCACCACGGTGACTACCGCGGCGCGGTGCTCGCGGCGGTGAACTACGGCCGTGACGCCGATTCGATCGCGACCATGGCCGGTGCGATCTGCGCCGGGCTGGGCGGATCGGCGGCCGTGCCGGGGGAGTGGCTCGACGCGGTGAGCGAAGCCAGCCGCATGGACATCATCGAAACCGGGCGGCTGATGGCCTCGGCCGCGGCGGACATCCTGCGTGCGGACCGTGACCGCGCGCTCGCCAGGATTGCCGCGCTGGACGCGGTCGGGGCCGGGTCGTGA
- a CDS encoding ADP-ribosylglycohydrolase family protein yields MRLTWAQPEDLIAHELVQSAAEGTDVTAVRARWTAAGGDPTPAVSGAGPRPATPELRALARTLLDILGLRRAPEETWDTIVASLPPAPQLPSEKDDRRLGAWTGRAAGCLLGKPVEKIPREGIEEILRATGRWPLDRWFTAVGLPADVAARWPWNRRSAPTSLEENINGMPEDDDLNYPILALLLLEQHGRGFTTDDVAQLWLDHLPAGRVFTAERAAYRNVLEARPVPETATHHNPFREWIGALIRADVFGWVSPGDVREAARLAYTDARLSHTRNGVYGAMWAAALCSAAMVCDTVHNVLDAAETVIPPGSALARAIEFGRAAAADGDVRTGLDRLHAEYGHLHWVHVLNNAAVIAYALAKGDGEFGPSVSIAVTAGWDTDSAAATVGGVVGALHGVPDRWAAPLDGRIATSLPGGEQRIAELAARTKALVTR; encoded by the coding sequence GTGAGGCTCACCTGGGCGCAGCCGGAGGACCTGATCGCCCACGAACTGGTCCAGTCCGCCGCCGAGGGCACGGACGTCACGGCGGTGCGGGCGCGCTGGACGGCCGCCGGTGGCGACCCCACACCGGCGGTGAGCGGTGCCGGGCCGCGGCCCGCGACGCCGGAACTGCGGGCGCTCGCACGGACCCTGCTCGACATCCTGGGCCTGCGCCGGGCACCGGAGGAAACCTGGGACACCATCGTCGCTTCGCTGCCGCCCGCGCCGCAGCTGCCGTCCGAAAAGGACGATCGCCGCCTCGGCGCCTGGACCGGCCGCGCGGCGGGCTGCCTGCTCGGCAAGCCGGTGGAGAAGATCCCGCGTGAGGGCATCGAGGAGATCCTGCGTGCCACCGGGCGGTGGCCGCTGGACCGGTGGTTCACCGCGGTCGGCCTGCCCGCGGACGTGGCCGCGCGCTGGCCGTGGAACCGCCGGTCGGCGCCGACGTCGCTGGAAGAGAACATCAACGGCATGCCCGAGGACGACGACCTCAACTACCCGATCCTCGCGCTGCTGCTGCTGGAACAACACGGTCGCGGGTTCACCACCGACGACGTCGCGCAGCTGTGGCTCGACCACCTCCCGGCGGGGCGCGTCTTCACCGCCGAGCGCGCCGCGTACCGCAACGTGCTCGAAGCACGTCCGGTGCCCGAGACGGCGACGCACCACAACCCGTTCCGCGAATGGATCGGCGCGTTGATCCGCGCCGACGTGTTCGGCTGGGTTTCGCCGGGGGACGTGCGCGAGGCCGCCCGTCTGGCCTACACCGACGCCCGCCTCAGCCACACGCGCAACGGCGTGTACGGCGCGATGTGGGCGGCGGCGCTTTGCTCGGCGGCGATGGTGTGCGACACCGTCCACAATGTCCTGGACGCGGCGGAAACCGTGATCCCGCCCGGCAGTGCACTCGCTCGTGCCATCGAGTTCGGCCGGGCCGCGGCTGCCGACGGCGACGTGCGGACCGGGCTGGACCGGTTGCACGCCGAATACGGGCACCTGCACTGGGTCCACGTGCTGAACAACGCGGCGGTCATCGCGTACGCGCTGGCCAAGGGCGACGGCGAATTCGGCCCGAGCGTGTCGATCGCGGTCACCGCGGGCTGGGACACCGACTCGGCGGCGGCCACGGTCGGCGGGGTGGTCGGCGCGTTGCACGGGGTACCGGATCGGTGGGCGGCACCGCTCGACGGGCGGATCGCCACCTCGCTGCCCGGAGGTGAGCAGCGCATCGCCGAGCTGGCCGCGCGCACGAAGGCGCTGGTGACACGATGA
- a CDS encoding ribokinase, with translation MSGVVVVGSANVDFLVDVPHPPGAGETVLGGDLRRSPGGKGANQAVAAARAGGADTTFVGALGRDEPAELLLTSLRDAGVRTELVERADAATGTALITVAPNGENTIVVAPGANSRLTLGPAQADRIASAAVVLAQLEIPLDTVRAAAAARRSGALMVLNAAPARELPDDVWNALDLLVVNEHEAAELAGSPEALLDRVPAAVVTLGGEGCLVLERGRESLRIPGIRVEAVDTTGAGDTFCGVLAAALARRSGLAEAARLACVAAALSVTRRGAQAAVPSAAEVAAAGGKAP, from the coding sequence ATGAGCGGCGTGGTGGTGGTCGGCTCGGCCAACGTCGACTTCCTGGTGGACGTACCGCACCCGCCGGGCGCGGGGGAGACCGTGCTCGGTGGTGACCTGCGGCGGAGTCCGGGCGGCAAGGGCGCCAACCAGGCGGTGGCGGCCGCGCGGGCGGGTGGCGCGGACACCACCTTCGTCGGCGCGCTCGGCCGGGACGAACCGGCGGAACTGCTGCTCACTTCACTGCGGGACGCCGGCGTGCGCACCGAACTGGTCGAGCGGGCGGACGCGGCCACCGGCACCGCGTTGATCACCGTGGCCCCGAACGGGGAGAACACGATCGTGGTCGCGCCGGGAGCCAACTCACGGCTCACGCTCGGTCCGGCGCAGGCGGACCGCATCGCATCGGCGGCCGTGGTGCTGGCACAGCTGGAGATTCCGCTCGACACGGTCCGCGCGGCGGCGGCCGCACGGCGTTCCGGCGCGCTCATGGTGCTCAACGCCGCACCGGCACGCGAGCTGCCCGACGACGTGTGGAACGCGCTCGACCTGCTGGTGGTCAACGAGCACGAGGCAGCCGAGCTGGCGGGTTCCCCGGAAGCGCTGCTCGACCGGGTGCCCGCGGCGGTGGTCACGCTGGGCGGTGAGGGCTGCCTGGTGCTGGAACGCGGCCGCGAATCCTTGCGCATTCCCGGAATCCGGGTGGAGGCGGTGGACACCACGGGCGCCGGTGACACGTTCTGCGGAGTGCTCGCCGCCGCGCTGGCCCGGCGCTCGGGCCTCGCCGAGGCAGCGCGGCTGGCCTGCGTGGCCGCGGCGCTTTCGGTCACCCGCCGGGGTGCGCAGGCCGCCGTCCCGTCGGCAGCCGAAGTCGCCGCGGCCGGAGGAAAGGCACCATGA
- a CDS encoding SUMF1/EgtB/PvdO family nonheme iron enzyme → MTYTFDPLVPRPIDLPTTVDGPLADLDEAKIFSGPADPADRPAWRERLREWREDARARHAYTGTAYERPGAAWAARCYTVAQVWLWDELLYSFEEGRFTPARFLADARKRFGGLDAVVLWHAYPVIGLDDRNQWDYYRDVPGLTELIGALHVAGLHVFVDYNPWDVGTRRGRDDLTELAELVADFGADGVFLDTLKKAEPEFVERLEQARPGIVLEGESKLAVERIEDHACSWAQFFADSPVPGVLRAHWYERRHMQHHIRRWHRDHSEELQSAWLNGVGVMVWEVVFGVWVGWSARDAATVRRMTTVQRAVSSLLLDGEWTPLAELAPEAEAAGIYASRWELDGVTLWTVVNRGDQDYSGPVVAADSLFPGAVPARGIGAFVRVEPGTPEAEWLPGLRETLRGLPHDPDASFPHRLAVRVRPQRSTGTPEPDAVVVPAGPYVLTVRYRARETGMYQGAPYVDEWKPLPPRLHDARTLQRDGELANDVAVALTEVTNEQFAAFLAATGYRPAQPHRFLAHWGNGESPGAPVTYVDLDDARAYCAWRGGRLPTEDEWQLAGDRLHRGEPAVWNWTESEHSDGRTRFVLLKGGSDYRADGADWYVEGGRHAPDHSVKLLLPGLGQARSATVGFRCAWDITAS, encoded by the coding sequence ATGACCTACACGTTCGACCCGCTCGTGCCCCGGCCGATCGACCTCCCGACCACTGTGGACGGTCCGCTCGCCGACCTGGACGAGGCGAAGATCTTCAGCGGACCCGCCGATCCGGCCGACCGCCCGGCCTGGCGCGAGCGGCTCCGGGAGTGGCGCGAGGACGCGCGGGCGCGGCACGCGTACACGGGCACGGCCTACGAACGGCCCGGCGCGGCCTGGGCCGCGCGCTGCTACACCGTCGCGCAGGTGTGGTTGTGGGACGAACTGCTGTATTCGTTCGAGGAAGGCCGGTTCACTCCGGCGCGCTTTCTCGCCGACGCGCGGAAGCGCTTCGGCGGCCTGGACGCGGTGGTGCTGTGGCACGCCTATCCGGTGATCGGCCTGGACGACCGCAACCAGTGGGACTACTACCGCGACGTGCCGGGCCTGACCGAGCTGATCGGCGCGCTGCACGTGGCGGGACTGCACGTGTTCGTCGACTACAACCCCTGGGACGTCGGCACGCGGCGCGGTCGTGACGACCTCACCGAACTCGCCGAGCTGGTGGCCGACTTCGGGGCCGACGGCGTTTTCCTCGACACGCTCAAGAAGGCCGAACCGGAGTTCGTCGAACGGCTCGAGCAGGCGCGTCCCGGCATCGTGCTGGAGGGCGAGTCGAAGCTGGCCGTCGAGCGCATCGAAGACCACGCCTGCTCGTGGGCGCAGTTCTTCGCCGATTCGCCGGTGCCGGGGGTGCTGCGCGCGCACTGGTACGAACGGCGTCACATGCAGCACCACATCCGCCGCTGGCACCGCGACCACTCCGAGGAACTGCAGTCGGCGTGGCTCAACGGGGTCGGCGTGATGGTGTGGGAGGTGGTGTTCGGCGTGTGGGTCGGGTGGTCCGCGCGTGACGCCGCGACCGTGCGGCGGATGACCACCGTGCAGCGGGCCGTGAGTTCGCTGCTGCTCGACGGCGAGTGGACGCCGCTCGCGGAACTCGCGCCGGAGGCGGAGGCCGCCGGGATCTACGCGTCCCGGTGGGAACTCGACGGCGTTACCTTGTGGACGGTCGTCAATCGCGGCGACCAGGACTATTCGGGGCCCGTGGTGGCGGCGGATTCACTGTTCCCCGGTGCTGTTCCGGCGCGGGGGATCGGCGCGTTCGTCCGCGTCGAGCCTGGGACGCCGGAGGCGGAATGGCTGCCCGGCTTGCGGGAAACCCTGCGCGGCCTGCCGCACGACCCCGACGCCAGCTTCCCGCACCGGCTCGCGGTCCGCGTCCGTCCACAACGGAGCACGGGTACGCCCGAGCCGGATGCGGTCGTCGTGCCCGCCGGGCCCTATGTGCTCACCGTGCGGTACCGCGCCAGGGAAACCGGGATGTACCAGGGTGCGCCCTATGTGGACGAGTGGAAGCCGCTGCCGCCCCGGCTGCACGACGCGCGGACGCTGCAGCGGGACGGCGAGCTGGCCAACGACGTGGCCGTCGCGCTGACCGAGGTGACCAACGAGCAGTTCGCCGCCTTCCTGGCCGCGACCGGCTACCGTCCCGCGCAACCACACCGTTTCCTGGCACACTGGGGCAACGGCGAATCGCCTGGCGCGCCCGTGACCTACGTCGATCTCGACGACGCACGTGCCTACTGCGCCTGGCGGGGCGGCAGGCTGCCGACCGAGGACGAATGGCAGCTCGCCGGGGATCGGCTGCACCGGGGTGAGCCCGCGGTGTGGAACTGGACCGAAAGCGAGCACTCGGACGGCCGCACCCGGTTTGTCCTGCTCAAGGGCGGCAGCGACTACCGGGCGGACGGCGCCGACTGGTACGTCGAGGGCGGGCGGCACGCGCCGGACCACAGCGTGAAACTGCTGCTGCCGGGCCTGGGCCAGGCGCGGAGCGCGACCGTCGGCTTCCGTTGTGCCTGGGACATCACGGCTTCCTGA
- a CDS encoding NAD(P)-dependent oxidoreductase, translating to MIKNVTVLGLGPMGRAMARTFLRDGYRVTVWNRTASKADALVAEGAHRPATVREAVAASELVVLSLTDYDAMYTLLEPATDTLPGRVLVNLSSDTPEQARAAAKWAAGHGAAHLTGGVQASPPQIGQPGAYTFYSGPREVFDAHREALSVLTETDYRGEDPGLAAAYYQLTMDLFWTTTLGWLHSLALANAHGISADDFLPHAASLLGGLPEFLTFYSPRIDAGEYAGDAERLTMAAASVDHVVRTAEDAGVDTTLPEALRAAVRRGIAAGHGENSATSLVEVFRKP from the coding sequence ATGATCAAGAACGTGACGGTCCTCGGGCTCGGGCCGATGGGGCGGGCGATGGCACGCACCTTCCTCCGCGACGGCTACCGGGTCACCGTGTGGAACCGCACCGCGAGCAAGGCCGACGCCCTGGTGGCCGAAGGCGCCCACCGCCCCGCCACCGTGCGCGAAGCGGTCGCCGCCAGCGAACTCGTCGTGCTGAGCCTGACCGACTACGACGCCATGTACACCCTCCTCGAACCGGCCACCGACACGCTGCCCGGCCGGGTCCTGGTCAACCTCAGTTCCGACACACCCGAGCAGGCCCGCGCCGCCGCGAAGTGGGCGGCCGGGCACGGTGCCGCGCATCTCACCGGTGGCGTCCAGGCCTCGCCCCCGCAGATCGGGCAGCCGGGGGCCTACACCTTCTACAGTGGACCCCGCGAGGTCTTCGACGCCCATCGCGAAGCCCTGTCGGTGCTCACCGAAACCGACTACCGCGGCGAGGATCCCGGGCTGGCCGCCGCCTACTACCAGCTCACCATGGACCTGTTCTGGACCACCACGCTGGGCTGGCTGCACAGTCTCGCCCTGGCGAACGCGCACGGCATTTCCGCCGATGACTTCCTGCCGCACGCCGCGTCCCTGCTCGGCGGGCTCCCGGAGTTCCTCACCTTCTACTCACCGCGCATCGACGCCGGCGAATACGCGGGCGACGCCGAACGACTGACCATGGCGGCGGCCAGTGTGGACCACGTCGTCCGGACCGCCGAGGACGCCGGTGTCGACACCACGCTGCCCGAAGCCCTCCGCGCCGCGGTCCGCCGGGGCATCGCGGCCGGTCACGGCGAGAACAGCGCGACGAGCCTGGTCGAGGTGTTCAGGAAGCCGTGA
- a CDS encoding LLM class flavin-dependent oxidoreductase → MRLSVLDTSPIVQGATPSEALHNTVDLAKLADSLGFHRYWVPEHHGMRGVASSAPAVVVGHLANATRRLRVGAGGVLLPNHAPIVVAEQFGTLAAFHPGRIDLGIGRAPGGAKPAVAAVRPDRTVADFERQLAELRSFLHPAEDAPVKAIPVLGGNVPDLWLLGSSAASAELAGRLGLAYAFAHHLNPGEAARSADAYREHFRPSEHAESPALLVSLSVIAAETDERAEWLAGSTRLKVLSRIRGTRIQLPSPEDAAAYPYTADDRAEIAIRSRSVLSGGPETVAAGLREVREATGTGEFMVTTPVYHHADRRRSYELLAALDHI, encoded by the coding sequence GTGCGGTTGTCGGTGCTGGACACCTCGCCGATCGTGCAGGGCGCGACGCCGTCGGAGGCCCTGCACAACACGGTCGATCTCGCGAAACTGGCCGACTCGCTGGGGTTCCACCGCTACTGGGTACCCGAGCACCACGGGATGCGCGGTGTCGCCAGCTCGGCGCCCGCGGTGGTGGTCGGCCACCTCGCCAACGCCACCCGGCGGCTGCGCGTCGGCGCGGGCGGGGTGCTGCTGCCCAACCACGCGCCGATCGTGGTGGCCGAGCAGTTCGGCACGCTGGCCGCGTTCCACCCCGGGCGCATCGATCTCGGCATCGGCCGCGCGCCGGGCGGTGCGAAGCCGGCCGTGGCGGCGGTCCGTCCAGATCGGACGGTGGCGGACTTCGAGCGGCAGCTGGCCGAACTGCGGTCCTTCCTGCACCCGGCCGAAGACGCCCCGGTGAAGGCGATTCCGGTGCTCGGCGGCAATGTGCCGGACCTGTGGCTGCTCGGTTCCTCGGCGGCCAGCGCCGAACTGGCGGGCAGGCTCGGCCTGGCCTACGCCTTCGCCCACCACCTCAACCCCGGCGAAGCGGCCCGTTCCGCGGACGCCTACCGCGAGCACTTCCGTCCTTCGGAGCATGCCGAGTCGCCGGCGCTGCTGGTCAGCCTGTCCGTGATCGCCGCCGAAACCGACGAGCGGGCGGAGTGGCTGGCGGGCTCCACGCGGTTGAAGGTGCTCAGCCGGATTCGCGGCACCCGCATCCAGCTGCCGAGCCCGGAAGACGCGGCGGCCTACCCCTACACGGCGGACGACCGCGCCGAGATCGCGATCCGCTCCCGAAGTGTGCTCAGCGGCGGCCCGGAAACCGTGGCCGCGGGACTCCGGGAAGTGCGCGAGGCCACCGGAACCGGCGAATTCATGGTGACCACGCCGGTGTACCACCACGCGGACCGCCGCCGGTCGTACGAACTGCTCGCCGCGCTCGACCACATCTGA
- a CDS encoding helix-turn-helix domain-containing protein, whose translation METSDQSVRDLLAANIKRARADRGLSLSELSRRSSIGKATLSQLESGAGNPTIETVFSLSRALELPISDLLEGGRGEMTVVRGDEQEVLAGEAVELRLLRRIEDGGLIVEVYDQRVRGTARQRSLGHVGTEHTIVQAGKLRVEVGDSAAELGPGDSVAFDASIPHSYQAIGGEVRSVLLLQYRGTGPHVC comes from the coding sequence GTGGAGACCTCCGACCAGTCGGTGCGAGACCTGCTGGCGGCGAACATCAAGCGGGCCAGGGCGGACCGCGGGTTGTCGCTGTCGGAGCTGTCGCGCCGGTCGTCGATCGGCAAGGCGACGCTGTCGCAGCTCGAATCGGGCGCCGGGAACCCGACCATCGAGACGGTGTTCAGCCTCTCGCGCGCGCTGGAGCTGCCGATCTCGGACCTGCTCGAAGGCGGGCGCGGCGAGATGACCGTCGTGCGCGGCGACGAGCAGGAGGTGCTCGCCGGGGAGGCCGTGGAACTTCGCCTGCTGCGGCGGATCGAGGACGGCGGGCTGATCGTCGAGGTGTACGACCAGCGTGTGCGCGGCACGGCGCGGCAGCGGTCGCTCGGGCACGTGGGCACCGAGCACACCATCGTGCAGGCGGGCAAACTGCGCGTCGAGGTCGGTGACAGCGCGGCGGAACTGGGGCCGGGCGATTCGGTCGCTTTCGACGCGTCGATCCCGCACAGCTACCAGGCGATCGGCGGCGAGGTGCGCTCGGTCCTCCTGCTGCAGTACCGCGGCACCGGGCCGCACGTGTGTTGA
- a CDS encoding NAD(P)/FAD-dependent oxidoreductase — MYGTRAVVIGAGIVGAACARELSAEGFRVTVVDRGHPGGATTAHGEGNVLVSDKGPGPELELARLSRRLWPEILDGLPGTDAVEWDAKGGIVVATTEAGARALTGFADGQRNAGILAEPLDAAALAEAEPRLTREVTAAIHYPEDAQVQPVAAATALLAASGATLRTGCNVTGPLTDSGCLNGIRTTAGDLPADLVVNAAGPWAGEVAGVLGAPIDVRPRRGEVLVTTPMPPTVFHKVYDADYVGAVVSDAAGLRTSAVVESTKAGTILLGSSRRQVGFDGRLHIPALSAIAAKALRLFPGLAGVPVMRAYGGFRPYVPDHLPVIGADPRLPGLWHATGHEGAGIGLSAGTGRVLRDLVAGRKPEIEVGPFRVDRPAVLGGAR, encoded by the coding sequence GTGTACGGAACGCGGGCGGTGGTGATCGGCGCCGGGATCGTCGGCGCCGCCTGTGCCCGCGAGTTGTCCGCCGAAGGCTTCCGCGTGACCGTGGTCGATCGCGGGCACCCCGGCGGCGCGACCACCGCACACGGCGAGGGCAACGTGCTGGTCTCCGACAAGGGCCCCGGCCCTGAACTGGAACTGGCCAGGTTGTCGCGCCGGCTGTGGCCGGAAATCCTGGACGGGCTGCCAGGTACCGACGCCGTCGAGTGGGACGCCAAGGGCGGAATCGTCGTCGCCACCACGGAAGCCGGGGCTCGCGCGCTGACCGGGTTCGCCGATGGCCAGCGGAACGCCGGCATCCTTGCCGAACCGCTCGACGCGGCCGCGCTCGCCGAAGCCGAACCGCGGCTGACCCGCGAAGTCACCGCGGCGATCCACTACCCGGAAGACGCTCAGGTGCAGCCCGTCGCCGCCGCCACCGCACTGCTCGCCGCCTCGGGCGCCACCCTGCGCACCGGCTGTAACGTGACCGGACCGCTCACCGATTCCGGGTGCCTCAACGGAATCCGCACCACGGCCGGTGACCTGCCCGCCGACCTGGTGGTGAACGCCGCCGGGCCGTGGGCGGGAGAGGTGGCCGGTGTGCTCGGCGCGCCGATCGACGTCCGGCCGCGCCGGGGCGAGGTGCTGGTGACCACGCCGATGCCGCCGACCGTGTTCCACAAGGTCTACGACGCGGACTACGTGGGCGCGGTCGTCAGCGATGCGGCCGGGCTGCGGACCTCCGCCGTGGTCGAGTCGACCAAGGCGGGCACCATCCTGCTCGGTTCCTCCCGGCGCCAGGTCGGCTTCGACGGCCGCCTGCACATCCCGGCGCTCTCCGCGATCGCCGCCAAGGCGCTGCGGTTGTTCCCGGGACTCGCGGGCGTGCCGGTGATGCGCGCGTACGGCGGTTTCCGGCCCTACGTACCGGACCACCTGCCGGTGATCGGCGCCGATCCGCGGCTGCCAGGGCTGTGGCACGCGACCGGGCACGAAGGTGCCGGGATCGGCCTGTCCGCAGGCACCGGCCGCGTGCTGCGCGACCTGGTTGCCGGGCGGAAACCGGAAATCGAGGTCGGACCGTTCCGGGTGGACCGCCCGGCGGTGCTGGGAGGTGCCCGATGA
- a CDS encoding (2Fe-2S)-binding protein — MSPRPIRLTIDGEPVSGMDGQTIAGVLLASGRKAWRTDPAGQPRGVFCGIGVCFDCVVTVNALRDVRACRRRAREGDDVRTQSRVDGER; from the coding sequence ATGAGCCCGCGGCCGATCCGGCTGACCATCGACGGCGAACCGGTGTCCGGAATGGACGGTCAGACCATCGCCGGGGTGTTGCTGGCGTCGGGGCGGAAAGCGTGGCGCACCGATCCGGCCGGGCAGCCGCGCGGGGTCTTCTGCGGCATCGGCGTCTGCTTCGACTGCGTGGTGACCGTCAACGCGCTGCGCGACGTGCGAGCCTGCCGACGCCGTGCCCGCGAAGGCGACGACGTGCGCACGCAGTCCAGAGTGGATGGTGAGCGGTGA
- a CDS encoding NAD(P)/FAD-dependent oxidoreductase, translating to MKHVVVIGAGPAGMAAAAAALRAGAVVTVLDSAEEPGGQYHRRPLGARYRAAKAFDRVLGHPRCTWRADTSVWALERRDGRAPLVHALRGVADGADREAVCLDPDALVLATGAHDRVLPFPGWTLPGVFTAGAAQALAKGERVAVGQHVVVSGTGPFLLPVAASLLQVGARVEAVLEANQPRTILRGWAQDLSELVPHTGKAARLARYAAGQLRHRVPYRMGQAVVEARGDGRVEEVVVARLRADWSIVPGTERTLTADAVCVGHGFSAQLELPVAAGCELAGDTVRVDGDQRTTQPGVFAAGEITGIAGQPSAVDSGTVAGWLAAGGAPAEIAGALRRRDRGRAFGRRLAEAHPIGDGWAGWLRPDTVICRCEAVDHACLTRALADPVTAGARSVKLSTRAGLGPCQGRICGPAVAALTTAAGAEAAGAHHRPIAQPIRLGELANQRTEENR from the coding sequence GTGAAGCACGTGGTGGTGATCGGTGCCGGTCCGGCCGGAATGGCGGCGGCCGCGGCGGCGTTGCGAGCCGGGGCCGTGGTGACGGTGCTCGATTCGGCCGAGGAGCCCGGGGGCCAGTATCACCGCAGGCCGCTGGGCGCACGGTACCGGGCGGCGAAGGCGTTCGACCGGGTGCTCGGCCATCCGCGCTGCACGTGGCGAGCGGACACCTCGGTGTGGGCGCTGGAACGCCGCGACGGCCGGGCGCCACTGGTGCACGCGTTGCGCGGGGTCGCCGACGGCGCGGACCGGGAAGCCGTGTGCCTCGACCCGGATGCCCTGGTGCTGGCCACCGGGGCACATGACCGGGTGCTGCCGTTCCCCGGCTGGACGCTGCCCGGGGTGTTCACCGCGGGGGCGGCGCAGGCGCTGGCGAAGGGCGAGCGCGTGGCCGTCGGCCAGCACGTCGTGGTCTCGGGTACCGGCCCGTTCCTGCTCCCGGTGGCCGCGTCACTGCTTCAAGTCGGAGCCCGCGTCGAAGCGGTACTGGAAGCCAACCAGCCACGAACGATCCTCCGGGGATGGGCCCAAGACCTCAGCGAACTGGTGCCGCACACCGGGAAGGCGGCGCGGCTCGCCCGGTACGCGGCCGGTCAGCTCCGGCACCGCGTGCCCTACCGGATGGGGCAGGCGGTGGTCGAAGCCCGCGGCGACGGCCGCGTGGAGGAGGTCGTGGTGGCGCGGCTGCGGGCGGACTGGTCGATCGTGCCCGGAACCGAACGCACGCTGACCGCGGACGCGGTGTGTGTCGGCCACGGGTTCAGCGCGCAGCTCGAACTCCCCGTGGCCGCCGGGTGCGAGCTGGCCGGTGACACCGTGCGCGTGGACGGCGATCAGCGGACCACCCAGCCCGGGGTGTTCGCCGCCGGGGAGATCACCGGGATCGCCGGTCAGCCGTCCGCTGTGGACAGTGGAACGGTGGCGGGCTGGCTTGCCGCCGGGGGCGCGCCCGCCGAGATCGCCGGTGCATTGCGGCGGCGGGATCGCGGCCGCGCCTTCGGGCGACGGCTCGCCGAAGCCCATCCGATCGGTGACGGTTGGGCGGGCTGGCTGCGACCGGACACGGTGATCTGCCGCTGCGAAGCCGTCGACCACGCGTGCCTGACCCGCGCGCTCGCCGACCCGGTGACCGCCGGCGCGCGCTCGGTGAAGCTGTCCACCCGCGCGGGGCTCGGCCCCTGCCAGGGCCGGATCTGCGGGCCCGCCGTCGCCGCGCTCACCACCGCGGCCGGTGCCGAAGCGGCCGGTGCGCACCACCGGCCGATCGCCCAGCCCATCCGGCTGGGCGAGCTGGCGAACCAGCGAACAGAGGAGAACCGTTGA